A window from Hoeflea sp. IMCC20628 encodes these proteins:
- a CDS encoding ABC transporter ATP-binding protein: MSLLEIKNLTVSFDTVSGPFRAVDGVDLNVDGREILSIVGESGSGKSVAMLALMGLLPDTATVTADVMRFDGKDLLTMSDRDKRSIIGRDIAMIFQEPMSSLNPCFTVGFQIGEMLKRHTKLGRSERKARSIELMRAVGIPSPEQRLSAYPHQLSGGMSQRVMIAMSASCRPKLLIADEPTTALDVTIQAQILDLLRDLCAEFDMALVLITHDMGVVAQMAHRVQVQYAGQKVEEQSVEDLFSDPHHPYTAALLSALPERATGRGHLPSIPGVVPGQFDRPPGCLFEPRCAYATSSCRINATRQGPDMGHALCNHPLINGTPADGTQAREITV, encoded by the coding sequence ATGTCCCTGCTCGAAATCAAGAACCTGACTGTCAGTTTCGATACTGTATCCGGACCGTTCCGGGCGGTCGATGGAGTGGACCTGAATGTGGACGGGCGCGAAATCCTGTCGATTGTCGGCGAGTCCGGTTCCGGTAAATCGGTGGCCATGCTGGCGCTGATGGGGCTGTTGCCGGACACGGCGACGGTGACTGCCGATGTCATGCGGTTCGACGGCAAGGATCTGCTGACGATGTCGGACAGGGACAAGCGCAGCATCATCGGTCGCGACATTGCGATGATCTTTCAGGAGCCGATGTCGAGCCTCAATCCGTGCTTTACGGTCGGGTTCCAGATCGGCGAGATGCTCAAGCGCCACACCAAGCTTGGCCGCTCCGAGCGCAAGGCCCGCTCGATCGAGTTGATGCGAGCCGTCGGCATCCCCTCGCCGGAGCAACGCCTGTCGGCATATCCGCACCAATTATCAGGTGGCATGAGCCAGCGGGTGATGATTGCGATGTCGGCATCGTGCCGGCCGAAGCTGTTGATTGCCGACGAGCCGACGACGGCGCTCGATGTGACCATCCAGGCGCAGATTCTCGATTTGCTGCGTGACCTGTGCGCCGAGTTCGACATGGCGCTGGTGCTGATCACGCACGACATGGGCGTGGTGGCGCAGATGGCGCACCGGGTCCAGGTGCAATATGCCGGCCAGAAGGTTGAAGAGCAGTCGGTGGAAGATCTGTTTTCCGATCCGCACCATCCCTATACCGCGGCCCTGCTGTCGGCCCTGCCGGAGCGGGCCACAGGACGCGGGCATTTGCCGTCGATTCCCGGTGTGGTTCCGGGTCAGTTTGACCGGCCGCCAGGATGCCTGTTCGAGCCGCGCTGCGCCTACGCCACCTCAAGCTGCCGCATCAACGCCACCCGGCAAGGCCCCGACATGGGCCATGCCTTGTGCAATCATCCGCTCATCAACGGAACGCCCGCCGACGGCACTCAGGCCCGGGAGATTACGGTATGA